One genomic region from Aliarcobacter cryaerophilus ATCC 43158 encodes:
- the ung gene encoding uracil-DNA glycosylase translates to MDWLDVIDLEKQKDYYKSLEKEINKRYETTTVFPEKENIFKAFSLTKIDNLKVVILGQDPYHGAGQAQGLAFSTPSNIKNPPSMQNILKEINDDLQKPSICIDGDLTSWAKQGVLLLNSVLTVEEAKAASHKNLGWEVFTDNIIKYISQNCENIIFLLWGTPAIKKSSLIDKNKHHILTSVHPSPLSSYRGFFGCKHFSQTNDILKSLNKESIIW, encoded by the coding sequence ATGGATTGGCTTGATGTAATTGATTTAGAAAAACAAAAAGATTATTATAAATCTTTAGAAAAAGAGATAAATAAAAGATATGAGACAACAACAGTTTTTCCAGAAAAAGAGAATATTTTTAAAGCATTTTCTCTAACAAAGATTGATAATCTAAAAGTTGTAATCTTAGGACAAGACCCCTATCATGGAGCTGGACAGGCTCAAGGTTTGGCATTTTCAACACCATCAAATATAAAAAATCCACCATCTATGCAAAATATATTAAAAGAGATAAATGATGATTTACAAAAGCCATCAATTTGTATTGATGGGGATTTAACTTCTTGGGCGAAGCAGGGTGTTTTACTTTTAAACAGTGTTTTAACAGTTGAAGAAGCAAAAGCGGCTAGTCATAAAAATTTAGGCTGGGAAGTTTTTACAGATAATATAATTAAATATATTAGTCAAAACTGTGAAAATATAATTTTTTTACTTTGGGGAACACCCGCAATTAAAAAAAGTAGTTTAATTGATAAAAATAAGCACCACATATTAACATCAGTTCATCCAAGCCCACTAAGTTCATATAGAGGATTTTTTGGTTGTAAACACTTCTCACAAACAAATGATATTTTAAAATCTTTAAATAAAGAATCTATTATTTGGTAG
- a CDS encoding AAA family ATPase has product MYITQLNLKDFKSHRDGKIKFKNITLLTGLNGAGKSSIFQSLRMFWQLLYSGDLVLNEYGELSTLKNTNSKEKSFNLELFFSEEKSLNVSVNLENDTITHIGSEEFKKENIHLIYLSANRLGPTEFQHIRNSRTSLYNNVGVNGEFTLDILSKFRDELLPDEFKKDIEKQNTIINHVEKWLQEISPNVKLETELNKKMNVASFSINGYTPYNVGFGISYTLSILVQLIYSIYLFDKHKIKSLILIENPEAHLHPKGQTKLAEFISRITNFGIQVIIETHSDYILDGLRLSVKDKKIGKDKTQLHYFELDEILNTKVLSPEIGEEGHLDEWPENFFDTSLNNKMRLM; this is encoded by the coding sequence ATGTACATTACACAGTTAAATCTAAAAGACTTTAAGTCTCATAGAGATGGTAAAATCAAATTTAAAAATATTACTTTATTAACAGGATTAAATGGAGCAGGTAAAAGTAGTATATTCCAATCTTTAAGAATGTTTTGGCAACTTTTATATTCTGGAGATTTAGTGTTAAATGAATATGGTGAATTGTCTACATTAAAGAATACTAATAGTAAAGAGAAGTCTTTTAATTTAGAATTGTTTTTTTCTGAAGAAAAATCATTAAATGTATCTGTAAATCTAGAAAATGACACTATTACTCATATTGGTTCAGAGGAATTTAAAAAAGAAAATATACATTTGATATATCTTAGTGCTAACAGATTGGGACCAACAGAATTTCAACATATAAGAAATAGTAGAACCTCATTATATAATAATGTAGGAGTTAATGGTGAATTTACTTTAGATATTTTGTCAAAATTTAGAGATGAGCTGTTACCTGATGAATTTAAAAAAGATATTGAAAAACAAAATACAATAATTAATCATGTAGAGAAATGGCTTCAAGAGATTTCTCCTAATGTTAAGCTTGAAACAGAATTGAATAAAAAAATGAATGTAGCATCATTTTCTATTAATGGATATACACCTTATAATGTAGGATTTGGGATAAGTTATACTTTATCAATTCTTGTTCAATTAATATATTCAATATATCTATTTGATAAACATAAAATTAAATCTCTAATATTAATAGAAAATCCTGAAGCTCACTTACATCCTAAAGGACAAACAAAATTAGCTGAGTTTATATCAAGAATAACTAATTTTGGCATTCAGGTTATTATTGAAACACATAGTGATTATATTTTGGATGGTTTAAGGTTATCTGTAAAAGATAAAAAAATTGGAAAAGATAAAACACAATTACATTATTTTGAACTTGATGAGATTTTAAATACAAAAGTTTTATCTCCTGAAATAGGAGAGGAAGGTCATTTAGATGAGTGGCCAGAAAATTTCTTCGATACATCTTTAAATAATAAAATGAGATTAATGTGA
- a CDS encoding DNA cytosine methyltransferase: MKYKFIDLFCGAGGFAKGFEMAGFECVGGIDNVKAAIDTHSFNFPKSKSICRDIRKIEPEEFHEIIGKGNKIDVIIGGPPCPTFSTIGHAKIQSISRMKDKDITDDPRNELFMDYLKYVKYFQPEIFVMENVPNFMTKYKGKTFERVKQIIENDLPEYEIVSPTQILNAVFYGVPQVRKRMILVACKKNLTFKYPTPTHWYDESLSTKSTNTYEKSKILNKTGLPLYIDVKTAISDLPIITDNWRIDECEYSYSNKLHPYQKLMRKNTKNTVRNNICRMSNDRAKKVFEYMNQGDIYIDLPKEIRNILPFREDIFKDRLKRLVNTNPSWTILAHIGMDGYMYIHPEELRTLSVREAARIQSFPDDFVFIGGQGQTYIQVGNAVPPLMSFAIAKNVKKALSR, from the coding sequence GTGAAATATAAATTTATTGATTTGTTTTGTGGTGCAGGAGGTTTTGCAAAAGGTTTTGAAATGGCTGGTTTTGAATGTGTAGGTGGAATTGATAATGTTAAAGCTGCTATTGATACTCATTCATTTAATTTCCCAAAATCGAAATCAATTTGTAGGGATATTAGAAAAATTGAACCTGAAGAGTTTCATGAAATAATTGGAAAAGGAAATAAAATTGATGTTATTATTGGAGGACCACCATGTCCTACATTCTCAACAATTGGACATGCAAAAATTCAATCAATTTCTAGAATGAAAGACAAAGATATCACAGATGATCCTAGGAATGAACTTTTTATGGATTATTTAAAGTATGTTAAATATTTTCAACCTGAAATTTTTGTAATGGAAAATGTTCCTAATTTTATGACTAAATACAAAGGAAAAACATTTGAAAGAGTTAAACAAATAATTGAAAATGATTTACCTGAATATGAAATAGTAAGTCCTACTCAAATATTAAATGCAGTTTTTTATGGTGTACCACAAGTAAGAAAAAGAATGATACTAGTTGCTTGTAAAAAAAATTTAACTTTTAAATATCCAACACCTACGCATTGGTATGATGAGTCGCTTAGCACAAAATCTACAAATACGTATGAAAAATCAAAGATTTTAAATAAAACTGGCTTACCCCTATATATAGATGTAAAAACAGCAATTTCTGATTTACCAATAATTACAGATAATTGGAGAATAGATGAATGTGAATATTCTTATAGTAATAAGTTACATCCTTATCAAAAATTAATGAGAAAAAACACTAAGAATACTGTACGAAATAATATATGTAGAATGTCTAATGATAGAGCAAAGAAAGTTTTTGAGTATATGAATCAAGGAGATATTTATATTGATTTACCTAAAGAAATAAGAAATATCTTACCTTTTCGAGAAGACATTTTTAAAGATAGACTTAAAAGGTTGGTAAATACTAATCCCTCATGGACAATCTTAGCCCATATTGGAATGGATGGTTATATGTATATTCATCCAGAAGAATTAAGAACCTTATCTGTTAGAGAAGCTGCTAGAATTCAATCTTTTCCAGATGATTTTGTATTTATTGGTGGACAAGGACAAACATATATCCAAGTAGGGAATGCTGTTCCTCCTTTAATGTCATTTGCTATTGCAAAAAATGTTAAAAAAGCTTTATCAAGATAA
- the yaaA gene encoding peroxide stress protein YaaA, with protein sequence MKILFSPSETKISGGDKKIFDKDSFIFPELFNKRVEIVNSYNEFLKTASISQLEKLFGTKKGDVIEKYRTDIFKSPLLKAIQRYEGVAYDYLDYSNLEKSSQKYIDDNVLIFSNLFGVLKASFRNYQYN encoded by the coding sequence ATGAAAATTTTATTTTCTCCTAGTGAGACAAAAATTAGTGGTGGAGATAAAAAGATTTTTGATAAAGATAGTTTTATATTTCCAGAGCTTTTTAATAAAAGAGTTGAAATAGTAAACTCTTATAATGAGTTTTTAAAAACTGCTTCAATATCACAATTAGAGAAACTATTTGGTACAAAAAAAGGTGATGTAATAGAAAAATATAGAACAGATATTTTTAAAAGTCCACTTTTAAAAGCAATACAAAGATATGAAGGTGTTGCTTATGATTATTTAGATTATAGTAATTTAGAAAAAAGTTCACAAAAATATATAGATGATAATGTTTTGATTTTCTCAAATCTTTTTGGAGTTCTAAAAGCAAGTTTTAGAAACTATCAATATAATTAA
- a CDS encoding nitrous oxide-stimulated promoter family protein codes for MTHEKYKIEIDVLKKFYELYCKDKHEGKKNILIKLYYKEKEFNLELNLCSKCFEDIKYSFDRLQGCPHEIKPRCRRCPSPCYEKSKWKETARVMKYSAIKLSLGKIKSRVMNLFN; via the coding sequence ATGACGCATGAAAAATACAAAATTGAGATAGATGTACTCAAAAAATTTTATGAACTTTATTGTAAAGATAAGCATGAAGGCAAAAAAAATATTCTTATTAAACTTTATTATAAAGAGAAAGAATTCAATTTAGAACTTAATCTTTGCAGTAAATGTTTTGAAGATATAAAATACTCTTTTGATAGATTGCAAGGCTGTCCTCATGAGATTAAACCACGTTGTAGAAGATGTCCATCTCCATGTTATGAAAAATCTAAATGGAAAGAAACAGCAAGAGTTATGAAATATTCAGCTATAAAACTCTCCCTTGGAAAAATCAAATCAAGAGTTATGAATCTTTTTAATTAA
- a CDS encoding Crp/Fnr family transcriptional regulator: MNKYGDYKYFNFLEEKDLDKLKDISIKKTYKKDEILFYKGDESKYLHLLVSGIAKLYTHDFKDNEVVIHNLIGPALIAEIMNYEEMDFLANCSFDTDAEVILIDYKKFKEEFLQKPEISMFFIKSLTKKIKFLQNFIDYNVSLNSMEKIAKFLYENEELLKTLKQVKIAQILNITPETFSRQLAKLKKENIIENEKGYIKILDYKKIQNFISN, translated from the coding sequence ATGAATAAATATGGGGATTATAAATATTTTAATTTTTTAGAAGAGAAGGATTTAGATAAATTAAAAGATATATCTATTAAAAAAACATACAAAAAAGATGAAATTTTATTCTACAAAGGTGATGAGTCAAAATATCTTCATCTTTTAGTTTCTGGAATTGCAAAGTTATATACTCACGATTTTAAAGACAATGAAGTTGTAATTCATAATCTCATTGGTCCTGCACTTATTGCTGAAATTATGAATTATGAAGAGATGGATTTTTTAGCAAATTGTTCTTTTGATACTGATGCAGAAGTTATTTTAATAGATTATAAAAAGTTTAAAGAGGAGTTTTTGCAAAAACCAGAGATTTCAATGTTTTTTATAAAATCATTAACAAAAAAGATAAAGTTTTTACAAAATTTCATAGATTATAATGTAAGCTTAAACAGTATGGAAAAGATTGCAAAATTTTTGTATGAAAATGAAGAACTTCTTAAAACTCTAAAACAGGTAAAAATAGCTCAAATCTTAAATATTACTCCAGAGACTTTTTCAAGACAACTAGCAAAACTAAAAAAAGAGAATATTATAGAGAATGAAAAAGGCTATATCAAAATTTTAGATTATAAAAAAATACAAAATTTTATAAGTAATTAA